A single Elaeis guineensis isolate ETL-2024a chromosome 15, EG11, whole genome shotgun sequence DNA region contains:
- the LOC105034213 gene encoding aspartic proteinase nepenthesin-2, with product MEQSHILPLLLFAMFILVSQVSSEPRGLRVDLIHVDSKGNFSKFELLQRAALRSNHRMARLIAKTTKAVDSGSKVQAPVHAGNGEFLMDLAIGTPSLPFPAILDTGSDLIWTQCKPCSDCFEQPTPIFDPSKSSTFSKIPCSSDLCQALPTSACKSDCKYLYSYGDSSSTQGVLASESFTFGSSAVSDIAFGCGDANQGAGFSQGSGLVGLGRGPLSLISQLGLGKFSYCLTSLDESKKSPLLFGSLADLSGSKNEVQSIPLVKNPSQPSFYYLSLKGITVGSIHLQIPSSTFALQDDGTGGLIIDSGTSITYLELAGYKMMRKAFLSQMKLPVADGTDIGLDLCFSLPSDSSAVEVPKLKFQFDGADLDLPADNYMVVDSSTGLLCLTVMPSRGMSILGNFQQQNMQILYDLENEMLSFIPTQCDQL from the coding sequence ATGGAGCAATCCCACATCCTCCCGCTTCTACTGTTTGCTATGTTCATTTTGGTCTCCCAGGTCTCTTCTGAGCCAAGAGGCCTTCGGGTCGATCTAATCCATGTTGATTCGAAGGGCAATTTCTCCAAGTTTGAGCTGCTGCAACGCGCAGCCTTGAGGAGCAACCATAGGATGGCAAGGCTGATAGCCAAGACGACAAAGGCCGTGGACTCGGGAAGCAAAGTTCAGGCACCAGTCCATGCAGGCAATGGCGAGTTCTTGATGGACTTGGCCATTGGCACTCCTAGCCTGCCTTTCCCCGCCATCCTTGACACAGGGAGCGACCTCATATGGACGCAGTGCAAGCCTTGCAGTGACTGCTTCGAGCAGCCTACTCCCATATTTGATCCATCGAAATCATCCACATTCTCTAAGATTCCTTGCTCCAGTGATCTCTGCCAGGCTCTTCCCACTTCCGCATGCAAATCAGACTGCAAGTACCTATACTCTTATGGAGACTCCTCATCAACCCAGGGTGTTCTGGCAAGCGAGTCCTTCACCTTTGGGTCTTCAGCAGTTTCAGACATCGCATTCGGATGTGGCGACGCAAACCAAGGCGCTGGCTTCTCTCAAGGCTCCGGTCTCGTTGGACTAGGGCGTGGACCTTTGTCACTGATATCCCAACTAGGCCTCGGCAAGTTCTCCTACTGCCTCACATCTTTAGACGAATCTAAGAAGAGCCCTCTTTTATTTGGCTCTCTAGCGGATTTGAGTGGGAGCAAAAATGAAGTTCAATCCATACCACTCGTTAAAAACCCTTCTCAACCATCCTTCTACTATCTCAGCCTAAAAGGGATAACAGTTGGATCAATCCATCTGCAAATCCCAAGCTCAACTTTTGCACTGCAAGATGATGGCACTGGTGGCCTGATCATAGACTCCGGTACCTCCATCACCTACCTGGAATTGGCTGGATACAAGATGATGAGGAAGGCTTTCCTGTCTCAGATGAAATTGCCTGTCGCAGATGGGACCGATATTGGTCTCGATCTGTGTTTCTCACTGCCATCCGATTCATCAGCTGTGGAGGTTCCAAAGCTTAAATTCCAATTTGATGGTGCTGATTTGGATTTGCCGGCAGATAACTACATGGTAGTTGATTCAAGCACTGGTTTGCTATGCTTAACTGTGATGCCATCTCGTGGAATGTCAATATTGGGTAACTTCCAACAACAGAACATGCAAATTCTATATGATTTGGAGAATGAGATGTTATCTTTCATTCCAACTCAATGCGATCAGCTGTGA